In Humulus lupulus chromosome 7, drHumLupu1.1, whole genome shotgun sequence, the following are encoded in one genomic region:
- the LOC133789837 gene encoding uncharacterized protein LOC133789837, with translation MNFVDKDSDILHIEPVKPTPVESTLFKFVEEVKDLKNLAAKLHAVNEFACQLFNISYCPPTEEDIPEGKSLVVVAYNPFGWPRTDIVKIPVDVPIQQSYLWYGSSTGDYDS, from the exons ATGAATTTTGTCGATAAGGATAGTGATATTCTGCATATTGAGCCGGTAAAACCGACTCCAGTTGAGTCTACACTGTTCAAGTTTGTAGAGGAAGTAAAAGATTTAAAGAACCTAGCTGCTAAGCTGCATGCTGTAAATGAATTTGCG TGTCAATTATTCAATATCAGTTACTGCCCACCAACAGAAGAAGACATTCCAGAAGGGAAAAGTTTG GTTGTAGTGGCATATAATCCCTTTGGTTGGCCCCGTACTGACATTGTTAAAATACCG GTTGATGTACCAATACAACAGAGCTATCTCTGGTATGGTTCAAGCACTGGAGATTATGATTCTTAG